A genomic segment from Halogeometricum sp. S3BR5-2 encodes:
- a CDS encoding acetolactate synthase large subunit: MSAADLLVECLEAEGVEDVFGVPGEELQDLLFALRDSDIRYIPVRHEQGAAFMADVHGRLTGEAGVCMGTLGPGATNLLTGVADAHLDKSPLVAITGQGGRERLHKESHQALDVVDMFEPVVKWNTQIAEGETVAESIRKAFKLAEYEKPGATHVEFPEDVAAASVEGEPLPTREPVRRADPDERSLERAADRIDEAENPLVLAGNGAVRTRTAEGLRELVERAGMPVVATYMGKGAVSDRLDNSLLTLDSGPNEEAGEAIERADCVVAVGYDIAEHDPKSWNPHLDTDIVHVDHEPAEVYQHYNPDVEIVADISATLEGLAERLDDVRATDWCEEYRETIIDHVTEKPDDGDPLSVKGTLPYLRETLADEDVLISDVGSHKMAIAQSYPTYEPNTCIISNGLASMGIGVPGGVAADLAVDGNVVVATGDGGFMMNAAELETATRLDLGFTVVVFTDDDYGLISEKQTEHTGEHFGTELTNPDFETFAESFGIESHRPESWEEVDAALTEAVESDEMALVAVPIPR; this comes from the coding sequence ATGAGCGCCGCCGACCTCCTCGTCGAGTGTCTGGAGGCCGAGGGCGTCGAGGACGTGTTCGGCGTCCCCGGCGAGGAACTCCAAGACCTGCTGTTCGCCCTCCGGGACTCCGACATCCGGTACATCCCCGTCCGACACGAGCAGGGGGCGGCGTTCATGGCCGACGTGCACGGCCGCCTCACGGGCGAGGCCGGCGTCTGCATGGGCACGCTCGGTCCCGGCGCGACGAACCTCCTCACGGGCGTCGCGGACGCCCACCTCGACAAATCCCCCCTCGTCGCCATCACGGGACAGGGCGGCCGCGAGCGACTCCACAAGGAGAGCCACCAGGCGCTGGACGTCGTCGACATGTTCGAGCCGGTGGTGAAGTGGAACACGCAGATAGCCGAGGGCGAGACGGTCGCCGAATCGATCCGCAAGGCGTTCAAACTCGCCGAGTACGAGAAGCCCGGCGCGACGCACGTCGAGTTCCCCGAGGACGTGGCCGCCGCCTCCGTCGAGGGCGAACCCCTGCCGACGCGCGAACCCGTCCGCCGCGCCGACCCCGACGAACGGTCGCTCGAACGCGCCGCCGACCGCATCGACGAGGCGGAGAATCCGCTGGTCCTCGCCGGCAACGGCGCCGTGCGCACCCGGACGGCGGAGGGTCTCCGCGAACTCGTCGAGCGCGCCGGGATGCCCGTCGTCGCCACCTACATGGGCAAGGGCGCGGTGTCGGACCGCCTCGACAACTCGCTTCTGACGCTGGACTCGGGGCCGAACGAGGAGGCCGGCGAGGCCATCGAGCGCGCCGACTGCGTCGTCGCCGTCGGCTACGACATCGCCGAGCACGACCCGAAGTCGTGGAACCCCCACCTCGACACCGACATCGTCCACGTCGACCACGAACCCGCGGAGGTGTACCAACACTACAACCCCGACGTCGAAATCGTCGCCGACATCTCCGCGACGCTCGAAGGGCTGGCCGAGCGGTTGGACGACGTCCGCGCGACGGACTGGTGCGAGGAGTACCGCGAGACGATAATCGACCACGTGACGGAGAAACCCGACGACGGCGACCCCCTGTCGGTGAAGGGGACGCTGCCGTACCTCCGCGAGACCCTCGCCGACGAGGACGTGCTCATCTCGGACGTGGGGAGCCACAAGATGGCCATCGCGCAGAGCTACCCGACGTACGAACCGAACACCTGCATCATCTCGAACGGCCTCGCGTCGATGGGCATCGGCGTCCCCGGCGGCGTCGCCGCGGACCTCGCGGTGGACGGAAACGTCGTCGTCGCCACCGGCGACGGCGGGTTCATGATGAACGCCGCGGAGTTGGAGACGGCCACCCGACTCGACCTCGGGTTCACCGTCGTCGTCTTCACCGACGACGACTACGGGCTCATCTCCGAGAAGCAGACCGAACACACCGGCGAGCACTTCGGCACGGAGTTGACGAACCCCGACTTCGAGACGTTCGCGGAGAGTTTCGGTATCGAGAGCCACCGGCCCGAGTCGTGGGAGGAGGTCGATGCGGCGTTGACCGAGGCCGTCGAGAGCGACGAGATGGCGCTGGTCGCGGTGCCGATTCCGCGGTAA
- a CDS encoding HIT family protein produces the protein MSEPTIFEQIAAGDIPARIVYETDSVLAFLDANPLAPGHTLVVPKEAHERLRDLPDDVATELWAAVDELGPRVEDAVDADGLTVGVNDGEAAGQEVPHVHVHLVPRFDGDGGGPIHGVVGSRPDLSDEELDDIAGRIEG, from the coding sequence ATGAGCGAACCCACCATCTTCGAGCAGATAGCCGCGGGCGACATCCCCGCGCGAATCGTCTACGAGACCGACTCGGTGCTCGCGTTCCTCGACGCGAACCCCCTCGCGCCGGGGCACACGCTCGTCGTCCCGAAGGAGGCGCACGAGCGACTCCGGGACCTGCCCGACGACGTGGCGACCGAACTGTGGGCCGCCGTCGACGAACTCGGCCCGCGCGTGGAGGACGCCGTCGACGCGGACGGCCTCACGGTCGGCGTCAACGACGGCGAGGCGGCCGGACAGGAGGTGCCGCACGTCCACGTCCACCTCGTCCCCCGCTTCGACGGCGACGGCGGCGGCCCCATCCACGGCGTCGTCGGGTCCCGGCCGGACCTCTCCGACGAGGAACTGGACGACATCGCCGGGCGAATCGAGGGCTGA
- a CDS encoding tRNA (guanine(26)-N(2))-dimethyltransferase: MDVREGGLTVEVPGARDGASEGAGDDVFYNPTQELNRDVTVATLRAYRERDDRASSYLDAMAASGIRGVRAAAEGFDVTCADLDEEAVELARENLARNGLDGEAVHRNANALMHDSVFDIVDLDPFGTPIPFADAAFANTRDLVCVTATDTAPLCGAHQNSGIRKYSTLPQNTDYHPEMGLRVLLSAMVRTAARYDKAAVPILSHVTRHYARAYLELDARATKADELLEQLGHVYHCEDCLERDHEFGLVAHPPEECPACGSSRTLVAGPLYLGPICEPAFAESVREHVTEEMGEAKRARSMLDTVAGELDAPTHYDQHRLCKLWNRSATGMDEFLGELRDAGYEATRAHYSGTAFKTDATIAETRAATTDGDG, encoded by the coding sequence ATGGACGTACGCGAGGGAGGCCTCACGGTCGAGGTGCCCGGCGCCCGCGACGGCGCCTCCGAGGGGGCCGGCGACGACGTGTTCTACAACCCGACACAGGAACTCAACCGCGACGTGACGGTGGCGACGCTCCGCGCCTACCGCGAACGCGACGACCGGGCGTCGTCGTACCTCGACGCGATGGCCGCCAGCGGGATTCGAGGCGTTCGCGCCGCGGCCGAGGGGTTCGACGTGACCTGCGCCGACCTCGACGAGGAGGCGGTCGAACTCGCCCGCGAGAACCTCGCACGCAACGGACTCGACGGCGAGGCCGTCCATCGAAACGCGAACGCGCTCATGCACGACTCCGTGTTCGATATCGTGGATTTGGACCCGTTCGGCACGCCGATTCCGTTCGCCGACGCGGCGTTCGCCAACACGCGCGATTTGGTCTGCGTCACCGCCACGGACACCGCGCCGCTCTGCGGCGCCCACCAGAACTCCGGCATCCGCAAGTACTCGACGCTCCCGCAGAATACCGACTACCACCCCGAGATGGGCCTCCGCGTCCTTCTCTCGGCGATGGTCCGCACCGCCGCGCGCTACGATAAGGCGGCCGTGCCGATTCTCTCGCACGTGACGCGCCACTACGCGCGGGCGTACCTCGAACTCGACGCGCGGGCGACGAAGGCGGACGAACTGCTCGAACAGTTGGGCCACGTCTACCACTGCGAGGACTGCCTCGAACGCGACCACGAGTTCGGCCTCGTCGCCCACCCGCCCGAGGAGTGCCCCGCCTGCGGGAGTTCGCGGACGCTCGTCGCCGGACCGCTCTATCTCGGCCCCATCTGCGAACCGGCGTTCGCCGAGTCGGTCCGCGAGCACGTGACCGAGGAGATGGGCGAGGCCAAGCGCGCCCGGTCGATGCTCGACACCGTCGCCGGCGAACTCGACGCGCCGACGCACTACGACCAACACCGCCTGTGCAAACTGTGGAACCGCTCGGCGACGGGGATGGACGAGTTCCTCGGCGAACTCCGCGACGCCGGCTACGAGGCGACGAGGGCGCACTACTCCGGGACGGCGTTCAAGACGGACGCGACCATCGCGGAGACGCGCGCGGCGACGACCGACGGCGACGGCTGA
- a CDS encoding ribose-phosphate diphosphokinase, protein MIVPGASSQALAAAVATAMDEPLAAVEYDRFPDGETLAAVPEFDGGRAVVVATTDSNDAWVELLQLQDAVREAGAAEVVTVIPYMGYARQDEAFDAGHPVSARAMAKAVSTGADRVVLVNPHEEALTSFFDAHVTVVDAAARLAAPLPDDLSDPLFLSPDSGAIELAESVREAYGRGETDYFEKVRHSGTEVEVTPSDADAAGRDAVIVDDIVATGSTMSEAVSYLRSDGAARVFAACVHPLLVRNARTKLERAGIERIVGTDTVERDVSVVSVAPNVAAAVDAVTQ, encoded by the coding sequence ATGATTGTACCCGGCGCATCTTCGCAGGCGCTGGCCGCCGCGGTGGCGACGGCGATGGACGAACCGCTTGCGGCCGTCGAGTACGACCGCTTCCCCGACGGCGAGACGCTCGCGGCCGTCCCCGAGTTCGACGGCGGCCGCGCCGTCGTCGTGGCGACGACGGACTCGAACGACGCGTGGGTCGAACTGCTCCAACTGCAGGACGCGGTCCGCGAGGCCGGCGCCGCGGAGGTGGTGACCGTCATCCCGTACATGGGCTACGCGAGGCAGGACGAAGCGTTCGACGCGGGCCACCCCGTCTCCGCCCGCGCGATGGCGAAGGCCGTCTCGACGGGCGCCGACCGCGTGGTGCTGGTCAACCCCCACGAGGAGGCGCTCACCTCCTTTTTCGACGCGCACGTCACCGTCGTCGACGCCGCCGCCCGCCTCGCCGCGCCGCTTCCGGACGACCTGAGCGACCCCCTCTTCCTCTCGCCGGACTCGGGCGCGATAGAACTCGCCGAGAGCGTCCGCGAGGCGTACGGCCGCGGCGAGACGGACTACTTCGAGAAGGTCCGACACTCGGGGACGGAGGTGGAGGTGACGCCGAGCGACGCCGACGCCGCCGGCCGCGACGCGGTCATCGTCGACGACATCGTCGCCACCGGGTCGACGATGAGCGAGGCCGTCTCGTACCTCCGGTCGGACGGCGCCGCCCGCGTGTTCGCCGCCTGCGTGCATCCGCTGTTGGTCAGAAACGCGCGGACGAAACTCGAACGCGCCGGCATCGAGCGCATCGTCGGCACCGACACCGTCGAACGCGACGTGAGCGTCGTCAGCGTCGCGCCGAACGTCGCCGCCGCGGTGGACGCGGTCACACAGTAG
- a CDS encoding HalOD1 output domain-containing protein: MYRYEFGPLLHTERIAADDSPAAALLRAFEAADVDVEPDSTDALYNYVDPGALDRLFRGPRSGRDSGFVVLELWDVAVQVSRHEVAVYDSLAVESPSASDTTTD, encoded by the coding sequence ATGTACCGCTACGAGTTCGGTCCGCTCCTCCACACGGAACGCATCGCGGCGGACGATAGCCCCGCCGCCGCGCTGCTCCGCGCGTTCGAGGCCGCGGACGTGGACGTCGAACCCGACTCGACCGACGCCCTCTACAACTACGTCGACCCCGGCGCCTTGGACCGCCTGTTCCGCGGGCCGCGCTCCGGGCGGGACTCGGGGTTCGTCGTCCTCGAACTCTGGGACGTGGCGGTGCAGGTGTCGCGGCACGAAGTCGCCGTCTACGACTCGCTGGCGGTCGAATCGCCGTCGGCGTCGGATACGACGACCGACTGA
- a CDS encoding PAS domain S-box protein, giving the protein MTRGAEAISVLCVDDDPRSGERTAASLEREDDRFSVTVAPGVDAGLDALADDEFDCVVSAHGDSGTDGLAFLEAVRRHRPSLPFVLFAADGDEELASEAVSAGVTEYVPEAGPDSDVTLAGRVRDAVDRGRADDSTAVSAAQVESILDSSPNAILVTVDGKYVFANPAAVELHGADDADDLLGRPAEKLVPPDSRATAEDDVSRIRNGEGEMTRARRTGQTLDGETLTVEVTARPITWDGKDGIVSIVRDVSEWETREDERTRYAAAFAEAMDAIVVADDDGAYVDANRSACDLFGVSRDELLGMRVEDFADEGYETDDAWSEFLSAGQDRGMFSLRRPDGERRVVEYAATRDVVPGEHLSVLRDVTDRVRLMERRRAEHDALERMYRVTADRDASFEEKVRRLLELGTEFLDVPYGFLTCIEDGTQTVVHSVGEHESLQPGESAPLSRAYCRKVVGDGGLVAVRDAEAEGWSEDPAYEAFDLGCYIGARVVADDDLYGTFCFAGTDPREEPFSDGERAIVELMARWVAYELERREHTRELRSQTDRLDEFASMVSHDLRNPLSVANGYLELAREDGDPEKFDRVESALDRMDRIVGDLLYLARENEQIRELEPVDLEEAVRRAWETIDGADGEATLAVADGLGVITADSNRLAQLLENVFRNSLDHAGPAVSVRVVPTDDGFAVEDDGPGIPPERREEVFEQGYTTHREGTGFGLAIVKQIAEGHGWTVSVTESEAGGARIEMGGVR; this is encoded by the coding sequence ATGACTCGCGGTGCGGAGGCTATCTCGGTGCTCTGCGTCGACGACGACCCCCGCTCGGGTGAGCGCACCGCCGCGTCGCTCGAACGCGAGGACGACCGCTTCTCCGTCACCGTCGCACCGGGCGTCGACGCGGGCCTCGACGCGCTAGCCGACGACGAGTTCGACTGCGTCGTCAGCGCCCACGGCGATTCGGGCACGGACGGGTTGGCGTTCCTCGAAGCGGTCCGGCGTCACCGGCCCTCGCTCCCGTTCGTCCTCTTCGCCGCCGACGGCGACGAGGAACTGGCGAGCGAGGCCGTCTCGGCGGGCGTCACGGAGTACGTCCCCGAGGCCGGTCCGGACTCGGACGTGACGCTCGCCGGTCGCGTCCGCGACGCCGTCGACCGCGGCCGGGCGGACGACTCGACGGCGGTATCCGCCGCGCAGGTGGAGTCGATTCTCGACAGTTCGCCGAACGCCATCCTCGTGACCGTCGACGGGAAGTACGTCTTCGCCAACCCCGCCGCGGTCGAACTGCACGGCGCCGACGACGCGGACGACCTGCTCGGACGCCCCGCGGAGAAACTGGTACCGCCGGACAGCAGAGCGACCGCCGAGGACGACGTCTCGCGGATTCGGAACGGCGAGGGAGAGATGACCAGAGCGCGCCGAACCGGCCAGACGCTCGACGGAGAGACGCTCACCGTCGAGGTGACCGCCCGACCCATCACGTGGGACGGGAAGGACGGCATCGTCTCCATCGTCCGCGACGTCTCCGAGTGGGAGACGCGGGAGGACGAGCGGACGCGGTACGCCGCCGCCTTCGCCGAGGCGATGGACGCCATCGTCGTCGCCGACGACGACGGCGCGTACGTCGACGCCAACCGGAGCGCCTGCGACCTGTTCGGCGTCTCGCGGGACGAACTGCTCGGGATGCGCGTCGAGGACTTCGCGGACGAGGGCTACGAGACGGACGACGCGTGGTCGGAGTTCCTGTCCGCCGGCCAGGACAGGGGGATGTTCTCGCTCCGCAGACCCGACGGCGAGCGACGGGTCGTCGAGTACGCGGCGACGCGGGACGTCGTCCCCGGCGAGCATCTCTCGGTGCTGCGGGACGTGACCGACCGCGTCCGACTGATGGAGCGGCGACGGGCCGAGCACGACGCCTTAGAGCGGATGTACCGCGTCACCGCCGACCGAGACGCCTCCTTCGAGGAGAAGGTGCGGCGCCTGCTCGAACTGGGCACGGAGTTCCTGGACGTGCCGTACGGCTTCCTGACGTGCATCGAGGACGGAACGCAGACGGTCGTCCACTCCGTCGGCGAGCACGAGTCGCTCCAACCCGGCGAGTCGGCCCCGCTCTCGCGGGCGTACTGCCGGAAGGTCGTCGGCGACGGGGGACTCGTCGCGGTGCGGGACGCGGAGGCGGAGGGCTGGTCGGAGGACCCGGCGTACGAGGCGTTCGACCTCGGCTGTTACATCGGCGCGCGGGTCGTCGCCGACGACGACCTGTACGGAACGTTCTGCTTCGCGGGGACCGACCCGCGCGAGGAACCGTTCTCCGACGGCGAGCGGGCCATCGTGGAACTGATGGCGCGGTGGGTCGCCTACGAACTGGAGCGCCGAGAGCACACGCGGGAACTCCGGAGTCAGACCGACCGCTTGGACGAGTTCGCCTCCATGGTGAGCCACGACCTCAGGAACCCCCTGTCGGTCGCCAACGGCTACCTCGAACTCGCGCGGGAGGACGGCGACCCCGAGAAGTTCGACCGCGTCGAGTCCGCCCTGGACCGCATGGACCGCATCGTCGGCGACCTGCTGTACCTCGCGCGGGAGAACGAACAGATACGCGAACTCGAACCCGTCGACCTCGAGGAGGCGGTCCGGCGGGCGTGGGAGACGATCGACGGCGCCGACGGGGAGGCGACGCTCGCCGTCGCGGACGGCCTCGGCGTCATCACCGCCGACTCGAACCGACTGGCCCAACTGCTGGAGAACGTCTTCCGGAACAGCCTCGACCACGCCGGCCCCGCCGTCAGCGTCCGCGTCGTCCCGACCGACGACGGGTTCGCCGTCGAGGACGACGGTCCAGGCATCCCGCCGGAGCGACGCGAGGAGGTGTTCGAGCAGGGGTACACCACGCACCGCGAGGGCACCGGGTTCGGTCTCGCCATCGTGAAGCAGATAGCCGAGGGCCACGGATGGACCGTCTCCGTCACTGAGAGCGAGGCGGGCGGCGCGCGCATCGAGATGGGCGGCGTGCGGTGA
- a CDS encoding uracil-DNA glycosylase → MTDADRGTDGSRASAEPSVPDPESAFVVEEGCSRCPDLVACRNRISWGNGPRDASVVVVGEAPGAGNPDAEAWRGGNYTGMAYTTRHSGGRVRRLLADAGHPDVYYTNAVKCFPCDGEGSNREPTERERANCRPHLETELDAIAPEVVVSTGKHATATMLAFEGCEVDGFLDSVLEPVDLDAFDATLLPLLHPSYQEVWLSRLGYSESEYVDEIRARLP, encoded by the coding sequence ATGACCGACGCAGACCGAGGGACCGACGGTTCGCGGGCGTCCGCGGAGCCGTCCGTCCCGGACCCCGAATCGGCGTTCGTCGTCGAGGAGGGCTGTTCGCGGTGTCCGGACCTCGTCGCCTGCCGGAACCGAATCTCGTGGGGGAACGGGCCGCGGGACGCCTCGGTGGTGGTGGTGGGCGAGGCGCCCGGCGCGGGGAACCCCGACGCCGAGGCGTGGCGCGGCGGCAACTACACCGGGATGGCGTACACGACGCGGCACTCGGGCGGCCGCGTCCGCCGACTGCTGGCCGACGCCGGCCACCCCGACGTCTACTACACGAACGCGGTGAAGTGCTTCCCGTGCGACGGCGAGGGGTCGAACCGCGAACCGACGGAGCGGGAACGGGCGAACTGTCGGCCGCATCTCGAAACCGAACTCGACGCGATAGCGCCCGAGGTGGTCGTCTCGACCGGAAAGCACGCGACGGCGACGATGCTCGCCTTCGAGGGGTGCGAGGTGGACGGCTTCCTCGATTCGGTCCTCGAACCCGTTGACCTCGACGCGTTCGACGCGACGCTGCTTCCCCTGCTGCACCCCTCCTATCAGGAGGTGTGGCTCTCGCGTCTCGGCTACTCGGAGTCGGAGTACGTCGACGAGATACGGGCGCGCCTGCCCTGA
- a CDS encoding HVO_0234 family beta-propeller protein: protein MPTIDEKRVYTDNTGTETVFVATGAGAVAVSVSDDLVGGFGIAHRCAARDVAAGGGTLAVAADEDVFRADLTAAGGAGADEGGDAATDAEAAEGALDFEATGFGPAAAVGFDGESLLAGDDEGRVARLDAGEKAGSEESGESGAGAWTDLGRVGGVRAADGPLVAAADGVYRVDDGLSHVGLDDARDVAGSEPLAATGTGLYKLGNGWMDVLDGEFEAVSARDGRAHAAGGGDLYARDDGGEWSREPLPVGGDVAAVTHGRGATYAVTDAGTFLVRLPGEEWRHQILGLRGVAAAAAV, encoded by the coding sequence ATGCCCACCATCGACGAGAAACGCGTCTATACCGACAACACGGGCACCGAGACGGTGTTCGTCGCCACCGGCGCGGGCGCCGTCGCCGTCTCCGTCTCGGACGACCTCGTGGGCGGATTCGGCATCGCCCACCGGTGTGCGGCCCGCGACGTGGCCGCCGGCGGCGGAACCCTCGCCGTCGCCGCCGACGAGGACGTGTTCCGCGCGGACCTGACGGCCGCCGGCGGGGCGGGCGCGGACGAGGGCGGAGACGCGGCGACGGACGCCGAGGCCGCCGAGGGCGCCCTCGACTTCGAGGCGACCGGGTTCGGCCCCGCGGCCGCCGTCGGCTTCGACGGCGAGTCGCTCCTCGCGGGCGACGACGAGGGGCGAGTGGCCCGACTCGACGCCGGGGAGAAAGCGGGGAGCGAGGAGAGCGGAGAGAGCGGAGCAGGTGCGTGGACCGACCTCGGGCGCGTCGGGGGCGTCCGGGCCGCCGACGGTCCCCTCGTCGCCGCCGCGGACGGCGTGTACCGAGTCGACGACGGCCTCTCGCACGTCGGATTGGACGACGCGCGCGACGTGGCCGGGAGCGAACCGCTCGCGGCGACGGGGACGGGACTGTACAAGCTCGGAAACGGGTGGATGGACGTTCTCGACGGAGAATTCGAGGCAGTGAGCGCCCGCGACGGGCGGGCGCACGCCGCGGGCGGCGGCGACCTGTACGCCCGCGACGACGGCGGCGAGTGGTCGCGCGAACCCCTTCCGGTCGGGGGCGACGTGGCCGCCGTGACCCACGGGAGGGGCGCGACGTACGCCGTCACCGACGCCGGGACGTTCCTCGTCCGCCTGCCCGGCGAGGAGTGGCGTCACCAGATACTCGGGTTACGGGGCGTCGCGGCCGCCGCGGCGGTCTGA
- a CDS encoding ParA family protein codes for MHDAGSADGTDDGDRTDSDRTGGANIGALVGAVGGAGTTRCTLEAAAALAADGADVGVFDAAYATQGLADHLDGRIEPDLTALVTDAADAPLSDALTTLDCEAPGRVSVCPAFAPLERFARAKAPDAARRFEARLNRASERFDHVLVDVPPVAANQAIAAVNAADRVVVVAPGTTRGADAVQRTRTRLEHVGSGADFVVATRGAFEAADCEVPASEVTDPASVPSCLDEGGPFAESVARLAAGATGRDVSEAAGSGGLLSGVERYVK; via the coding sequence ATGCACGACGCAGGGAGCGCGGACGGGACGGACGACGGCGACCGGACAGATAGCGACCGGACGGGCGGCGCGAATATCGGGGCGCTCGTCGGCGCCGTCGGCGGCGCGGGGACGACGCGGTGCACGCTGGAGGCCGCGGCGGCCCTCGCCGCGGACGGCGCGGACGTGGGCGTGTTCGACGCCGCGTACGCGACGCAGGGCCTCGCGGACCACCTCGACGGCCGAATCGAACCCGACCTGACGGCGCTCGTGACCGACGCGGCCGACGCACCGCTGTCGGACGCGCTGACGACGCTGGACTGCGAGGCCCCCGGCCGGGTCTCCGTCTGTCCGGCGTTCGCCCCGCTCGAACGGTTCGCGCGGGCGAAGGCGCCGGACGCAGCGCGGCGGTTCGAGGCGCGCTTGAACCGGGCGAGCGAGCGGTTCGACCACGTACTGGTCGACGTGCCGCCGGTCGCCGCCAACCAGGCCATCGCGGCGGTGAACGCCGCCGACCGGGTCGTCGTCGTCGCCCCGGGTACGACGCGCGGGGCGGACGCCGTCCAGCGGACGCGGACGCGCCTCGAACACGTCGGGAGCGGAGCCGACTTCGTCGTCGCGACGCGCGGGGCGTTCGAGGCGGCCGACTGCGAGGTGCCCGCGTCGGAGGTGACAGACCCCGCGTCGGTGCCGTCGTGTCTCGACGAGGGCGGGCCGTTCGCCGAGAGCGTCGCGCGCCTCGCGGCGGGCGCGACGGGTCGCGACGTGAGCGAGGCCGCCGGGAGCGGCGGCCTCCTCTCGGGCGTAGAGCGGTACGTGAAGTGA
- a CDS encoding metal-binding protein, with amino-acid sequence MVDSLVDLHGSRGVRAVEAVSEGRVKRYRDFTVVVGYAEEYVVEDGGCTCKDSSYNLDPAEADQRCWHVLAAAVAERIGEVDHHDMWYSDVREFI; translated from the coding sequence GTGGTCGACTCGCTCGTCGACCTGCACGGGAGTCGCGGCGTGCGCGCCGTCGAGGCAGTCTCGGAGGGCCGGGTGAAGCGTTATCGCGACTTCACCGTCGTCGTCGGCTACGCCGAGGAGTACGTCGTCGAGGACGGCGGCTGTACCTGCAAGGATAGCTCCTACAACCTCGACCCCGCGGAGGCCGACCAGCGCTGCTGGCACGTCCTCGCCGCCGCCGTCGCCGAGCGAATCGGCGAGGTCGACCACCACGACATGTGGTACTCCGACGTGCGCGAGTTCATCTGA
- a CDS encoding transcription initiation factor IIB: MTEARADDATTTNACPECDGRLHADGRETVCGDCGLVVSEYAIDHGPEWRSFADDAGNPKRTGAPLTRSRHDRGLSTEIGRSTRLKGRKRRQMARLRRQHNRARISTKRERNQVYAFTEIRRLTSALSLPERIRDHACSLFRSAQTEDLLRGRSLEGFAAACVYAACRVANVSRTVGEVVAEAKATRAEQTAAYDALNRELGLPVGSVDPAEYVPRFATRLDLPREAERRAHEYVAEAAEAGISTGRNPGGVAAGCLYTAARDVGADVTQAEAADVADVTPVTLRKTYAALRERES; encoded by the coding sequence ATGACCGAAGCACGCGCCGACGACGCGACGACGACGAACGCCTGCCCCGAGTGCGACGGCCGACTCCACGCCGACGGTCGCGAGACGGTCTGCGGCGACTGCGGGCTGGTCGTCTCCGAGTACGCCATCGACCACGGGCCCGAGTGGCGGTCGTTCGCCGACGACGCCGGGAACCCCAAGCGGACGGGCGCGCCGCTCACCCGGTCGCGGCACGACCGCGGCCTCTCGACCGAAATCGGCCGCTCGACGCGCCTGAAGGGTCGCAAGCGTCGGCAGATGGCTCGTCTGCGCCGCCAGCACAACCGCGCTCGCATCTCCACGAAACGGGAGCGGAACCAGGTGTACGCGTTCACCGAGATACGCCGCCTCACGAGCGCGCTGTCGCTCCCCGAGCGCATCCGCGACCACGCCTGCTCGCTGTTCCGGTCGGCGCAGACGGAGGACCTTCTGCGCGGGCGGTCGCTGGAGGGGTTCGCGGCCGCGTGCGTCTACGCCGCCTGCCGCGTCGCGAACGTCTCCCGCACCGTCGGCGAAGTCGTCGCGGAGGCGAAGGCGACGAGGGCCGAACAGACGGCCGCGTACGACGCTCTGAACCGCGAACTCGGGCTTCCCGTGGGGTCGGTCGACCCCGCGGAGTACGTCCCCCGGTTCGCCACCCGCCTCGACCTCCCGCGCGAGGCGGAGCGCCGCGCCCACGAGTACGTCGCGGAGGCCGCCGAGGCGGGTATCTCGACGGGGCGGAACCCGGGCGGCGTCGCCGCGGGCTGTCTGTACACCGCCGCGCGCGACGTCGGCGCGGACGTGACGCAGGCGGAGGCGGCCGACGTCGCGGACGTGACGCCCGTCACCCTGCGGAAGACGTACGCGGCGCTCCGGGAGCGGGAGAGCTGA